One genomic window of Augochlora pura isolate Apur16 chromosome 5, APUR_v2.2.1, whole genome shotgun sequence includes the following:
- the Cep290 gene encoding centrosomal protein 290kDa isoform X2, translated as MGRTDWERILASDPSSLTDDDMEDLYPTLISCDVDEISDIHNLRTVMKLSQEVLQYKDNQVESLLLECSELKQNISSMKPEPAKRKKKERDANITQHETHDLPKHLGETENNELPDMNSKMKLLMSELESLENDNVILKEQLTTLTQEMEVATDKMNEMTEELRSTQIKSIEYKEKVCYLERENAALVAQIEEIAAQQVDRDKAIDEFGAAIDTRINEWKAVLDEKDSTIQQLQENLSQSLMQSTVMVQEQNKSEIVHLNKEIECRDKIIIELKTQLQEAVTEINNGATLIEKLKADAQKVGKNSRKKDVKDLLKKLHNANEQISQLQLKMVEAEEDATLRSSKLCDVLATLKKYEDGNEGLTDALNEIKELKNILETRNERMRELINVVNKLEMLNSYQEMEIITLREKLGIPEDESVSIQNILEKRKREAKRLEELLQQNKMLVQENLEMKSDIRVLKYKLSKTAKELDFSSGVIDDSEDFLHSTKLYESDSKLPYNKTKMSTLQQNLQLVIEENEALRTGMHEILDCIRTQDGKSMVEIHSGTLERLLEALDVRHLAGWYHPAMRLQEHLNVVQGTNTELRGQLKLLRKELQRKDHILQTLASNKGANIETIYAEESDNDKIAIYLNEMKKLQEAYENETDEWDRQKNSLVQENDKLTNEIDKLKMQLDVYERSMKILEEGDDEVRKGFATKTKEYVEVAGEMLISNRKNDVLQQLLNKETMKGYQEQKEAIKNETNLRKSLADTNKYNKTLEREISTLRSNLFNSVSKATYNELKEKHQELSIRIRNLLENNIVLQNDKEVQALKNELELVKQQKNQIVDLMKKEIVYENEEDLVRRLKEANANELLEKQRADHITSLHEILQVQFSKCEENIKDVLAAKAELQEELIVLHKRLAKEISFEKCDTFDDNKIKELKDNNEEMKLEIENLKKLLQISQDEAEKQYSLNSMKTLELDNLRHQILDLQAISEDKATISRLNFELSSKNISEMELNERKLQLEKEVLCLMEELDKSKTTCEGLRGYVQDCRKQCENRCRTYVDVIGFLQNQYAGCTSISALDRITLLSTKLKDERQSIDSELVSAKENHLAAKIQQETLTNRLQIVERLKDILEQQIGSNSVQDIMQRFSEYSQYTLNDFKYQRKMTQLENELKIANSKFMEYESLITTMEHEMMQCQKAWGKSPDQQSKIDTRNTGTNTESSTMKHETVQAMVPTKSVEIQTDPYTCCLDKKNTSEVEVQTTSTLNNISLKEDSQLTEKKSDQMEETTCKDVEKNKEEKLESFKKESKQKEQMIEEEISVSLKLGKEEEKRKGNDQEISLLRDQLNHALKLASERSATLVKYELQIAESRAKVEALNATIENKDLQLKQKEKLLEEYKLAPQSQLLSTESSMNKLALKSTITSLQQLVEQKEETIARYQSLLKEDRDEHSKAAARLQEEIRSLHCRVQSLQAEAQKVTTQQGNAIAEPENVKDKVKEVVTRVDVKNSVKQTDEIARLNETISTLEADLNITRELSDRWHLLAEERLKHMDSMRERLEEQHKSELESYRGELKKWQLEACALRKQLSENRILVTKGNISLMKELQEKDDKINELGLTCQQLQNEVELMETRSQRAVTQRETESKVLEVTQPRDQSVDAVRKQLQSLLEKEKTYKQEISDLKHQLSRRYMAVKAQERKVSQRETQLEHKVKLLESDLEKTRTQLDREYSALEAKKTKTAEELMLWEKQKKWQQTAEKLKQKLKEKTEEYTKLLSSYDKLRLVVTCMEREKWYLKSKLKMENGVIAGGLSARSLPLSQQNIMEQLQKECHVLRDRIKELTDRLENEDNEKLLLKIDEQKRRIAALEIISQGSNCVTAQLEKLEMTKEILEKMNLALESENFELRLEMEKMNADAPKLREKIEHLEKYIKLLKVEKSSDSSPRLSDKELQEYSTKKSNIEMEKTIFTLKRIIEKLQMENKRLRMGSKKNHVISQGKLFGRQTDNILQKQYEEAQKRVVALETDLQLAEQRLAALQTVQKEDENGELTALKEQLNHKSELLDKVKHLLSRAAINEKTLRQRVQQLESRQTLSTIPECYLTPPSPE; from the exons ATGGGACGAACAGATTGGGAACGTATATTAGCTTCGGATCCGTCGTCGTTAACAGATGACGATATGGAAGATCTTTATCCTACTCTAATCAGCTGTGATGTCGATGAGATTAGTGATATTCATAACCTACGCACAGTAATGAAGCTGTCTCAAGAAGTCCTACAGTATAAAGACAATCaa GTAGAATCGTTGCTGTTAGAATGCAGCGAATTGAAGCAGAATATTTCTTCCATGAAACCTGAACCTGCCAagcgaaaaaagaaag AACGGGATGCAAATATAACACAACATGAAACCCATGATTTACCTAAA CATTTGGGTGAAACAGAAAACAATGAATTGCCAGACATGAATTCTAAAATGAAACTTTTGATGTCAGAGTTAGAG AGTTTAGAAAATgacaatgttattttaaaagaacaattaaCGACATTAACACAAGAAATGGAAGTTGCTACggataaaatgaatgaaatgaCAGAAGAATTGCGTTCTACGCAAATTAAGTCTATAGAATACAAAG AAAAAGTATGTTACTTGGAACGTGAAAATGCTGCGTTAGTTGCTCAAATTGAAGAAATAGCAGCACAACAGGTAGATAGAGATAAAGCGATAGATGAATTTGGTGCAGCAATTGATACTAGAATTAATGAATGGAAG GCTGTACTAGATGAAAAAGATTCAACAATTCAAcaattacaagaaaatttaTCACAATCACTTATGCAGTCGACAGTTATGGTTCAGGAACAGAACAAATCTGAAATAGTTCACTTAAACAAAGAGATAGAATGTCGTGataaaattatcattgaaTTAAAAACACAACTTCAGGAAGCTGTCACTGAAATTAACAACGGTGCTAcattgatagaaaaattaaaagcagaCGCCCAGAA AGTTGgaaaaaatagtagaaagaaGGATGTTaaagatttattgaaaaagcTACACAATGCGAACGAGCAGATATCCCAATTGCAATTGAAGATGGTAGAGGCAGAGGAAGATGCGACTTTAAGAAGTAGTAAA cTTTGTGATGTGTTagcaacattaaaaaaatatgaagacGGTAACGAAGGATTAACAGAcgcattaaatgaaataaaggaattaaaaaatattttggaaactAGAAACGAACGTAtgagagaattaattaatgtcgttaataaattagaaatgctAAATTCCTATCaggaaatggaaattataaCTCTTAG GGAAAAGTTAGGAATCCCAGAAGATGAATCAGTGTcaatacagaatattttagaGAAACGTAAACGAGAGGCCAAACGACTAGAAGAACTTctacaacaaaataaaatgcttGTTCAAGAAAATTTGGAAATGAAGTCTGAT ATAAGGGTActaaagtataaattaagtaaaactGCCAAAGAGTTAGATTTTTCGAGCGGTGTAATAGACGACAGTGAAGACTTTCTACATTCTACTAAATTATACGAATCCGATTCGAAGTTGCcgtataataaaacaaagatgTCGACATTGCAACAGAATTTGCAGTTGGTTATAGAAGAGAATGAAGCGTTGAGGACAGGCATGCACGAAATTTTGGACTGTATCCGTACCCAAGACG GTAAAAGCATGGTTGAAATACATTCTGGTACGTTAGAAAGACTATTAGAAGCATTAGACGTGAGACATTTGGCTGGCTGGTATCATCCAGCAATGAGATTACAGGAACATTTAAATGTTGTACAAGGTACGAATACCGAGTTGAGAGGACAACTAAAACTATTAag AAAAGAATTGCAAAGAAAGGATCATATACTCCAAACATTAGCCTCGAACAAAGGCGCGAACATAGAAACAATATACGCAGAAGAATCGGATAACGACAAGAtagcaatatatttaaacgagATGAAGAAATTGCAGGAAGCTTATGAAAACGAGACGGACGAGTGGGATAgacaaaagaattcattaGTGCAAGAAAACGACAAATTGACGAACGAGATCGATAAGTTGAAAATGCAGCTCGATGTTTACGAGCGCAGCATGAAAATTTTGGAAGAGGGCGACGATGAAGTTCGCAAAGGTTTTGCAACTAAAACGAAGGAGTACGTGGAAGTTGCTGGCGAGATGCTTATCTCGAATAGGAAGAATGACGTTCTTCAGCAGTTGTTGAACAAAGAGACCATGAAAGGCTATCAGGAGCAAAAGGAAGCGATAAAGAACGAGACCAACTTAAGAAAATCCCTCGCCGATacgaataaatacaataagaCATTGGAGCGTGAGATTTCAACTTTGCGAAGCAATTTGTTCAACTCTGTGAGCAAAGCTACCTACAATGAGCTGAAGGAAAAACACCAGGAGCTGAGTATAcgaattcgaaatttattagagaacaatattgtattacaaaaCGACAAGGAAGTGCAGGCGTTGAAAAATGAGTTGGAACTGGTGAAACAGCAGAAGAATCAGATCGTCGATCTTATGAAGAAAGAGATTGTTTATGAAAACGAAGAGGATTTGGTACGTCGATTGAAGGAAGCTAACGCGAATGAACTGTTGGAAAAGCAACGCGCTGATCATATAACTAGTCTGCATGAAATATTGCAAGTTCAATTCTCGAAGTGCGAGGAAAATATCAAAGACGTGCTAGCAGCAAAGGCTGAATTGCAAGAGGAGTTAATTGTTCTCCACAAGAGGCTCGCAAAAGAAATATCTTTTGAGAAGTGTGATACATTcgacgataataaaattaaggaaTTGAAGGACAATAATGAAGAAATGAAGCTAGAGATCGAGAATCTGAAGAAGTTGTTACAAATTTCTCAGGATGAAGCTGAGAAGCAATACTCGCTGAACTCAATGAAAACGTTGGAGTTGGATAATCTACGGCATCAGATTCTCGACTTGCAAGCTATCAGCGAAGACAAAGCTACGATATCGAGATTGAACTTTGAATTgtcgagtaaaaatatatcagaGATGGAACTGAACGAACGAAAACTACAACTTGAGAAAGAAGTTTTGTGCTTAATGGAGGAATTGGATAAGTCTAAAACAACGTGCGAAGGATTACGCGGTTACGTTCAAGACTGTCGTAAACAATGTGAAAATCGATGCAG aacTTACGTAGATGTTATAGGGTTCCTACAGAATCAATACGCAGGTTGCACATCAATCAGTGCTCTTGATAGAATAACTTTGTTATCTACTAAATTGAAGGATGAGCGTCAAAGTATAGATTCTGAATTAGTCAGCGCGAAAGAGAATCATTTGGCTGCTAAGATACAACAAGAAACGCTTACAAATCGTTTACAAATCGTTGAGAGATTGAAAGATATTCTAGAACAACAAATTGGAAGTAACAGCGTTCAAGACATTATGCAACGTTTCTCAGAATATTCACAGTATACCTTAAAT GATTTCAAATACCAACGGAAAATGACGCAACTGGAGAATGAGCTGAAAATCGCGAACAGCAAATTTATGGAATACGAGTCGCTTATTACTACTATGGAGCACGAGATGATGCAGTGCCAGAAAGCGTGGGGTAAGAGTCCAGATCAGCAATCGAAGATCGATACGAGAAATACAGGAACGAATACTGAATCGTCAACAATGAAACATGAAACTGTGCAAGCAATGGTGCCTACAAAATCAGTGGAAATACAAACGGATCCGTACACTTGTTGCTTGGATAAAAAGAATACCAGTGAAGTGGAGGTACAAACTACTTCAACATTAAACAACATTAGTTTAAAAGAAGATTCACAGTTGACGGAGAAGAAGTCGGATCAGATGGAGGAAACTACTTGCAAAGACGtagaaaaaaacaaagaagaaaAGTTAGAgtcttttaaaaaagaaagcaaaCAGAAAGAACAAAtgatagaagaagaaatatcaGTTTCTTTGAAACtgggaaaagaagaagagaaaagaaaaggaaatgaTCAAGAAATATCTTTGCTCCGTGATCAATTAAACCACGCTTTGAAGTTGGCCTCTGAGCGGTCTGCGACGTTGGTTAAGTATGAATTACAGATAGCTGAGTCTCGTGCTAAGGTAGAAGCGTTGAATGcgacaatagaaaataaggatttgcaattgaaacagaaagagaagcTTCTGGAAGAATACAAGTTAGCTCCTCAGTCGCAGTTGTTGAGTACTGAGAGCAGCATGAACAAGCTAGCTTTAAAGTCGACCATAACTAGCTTACAGCAATTGGTAGAACAGAAAGAGGAAACTATAGCCAGATACCAAAGTCTTTTGAAGGAGGACAGAGACGAGCATAGCAAAGCTGCTGCCCGCTTGCAAGAGGAAATTAGAAGCTTACATTGTCGTGTTCAGTCCTTGCAGGCAGAGGCTCAGAAGGTTACAACACAGCAAGGAAACGCAATCGCGGAGccagaaaatgtaaaagataaAGTGAAGGAAGTTGTGACAAGAGTTGATGTTAAGAACAGCGTCAAACAGACGGACGAGATTGCACGGTTGAATGAGACAATATCGACTCTCGAAGCGGATCTAAATATTACGAGGGAGTTAAGCGATCGATGGCATTTGTTGGCTGAGGAGAGACTGAAGCACATGGATTCGATGAGGGAAAG ACTCGAAGAGCAGCATAAGAGTGAACTAGAAAGTTATCGCGGGGAACTGAAAAAGTGGCAATTGGAGGCGTGCGCGCTGCGCAAACAATTGTCTGAAAATCGCATTTTAGTGACGAAAGGGAATATTTCTTTGATGAAGGAGTTGCAAGAGAAGGATGATAAAATTAACGAGCTTGGCCTCACTTGTCAACAGCTTCAG AATGAGGTTGAGCTAATGGAGACTAGATCGCAGCGAGCAGTAACGCAACGAGAAACGGAATCAAAGGTGCTCGAAGTTACGCAGCCTCGAGATCAATCTGTAGATGCTGTACGCAAACAATTGCAGTCGTTACTGGAAAAGGAGAAAACTTACAAGCAGGAAATATCCGATTTGAAGCATCAACTTAGCCGCAG ATACATGGCGGTAAAAGCACAGGAAAGAAAAGTTTCCCAACGAGAAACGCAGCTCGAACATAAAGTAAAGCTTTTGGAATCGGATTTGGAAAAAACGCGAACTCAATTGGATCGCGAGTATTCGGCGCTGGAGGCGAAAAAGACTAag ACCGCGGAAGAACTTATGCTATGGGAGAAGCAGAAGAAATGGCAACAAACCGCCGAGAAGTTGAAACAGAAACTGAAAGAGAAAACCGAGGAGTAtacgaaattactttcgagTTATGATAAACTCCGATTGGTGGTGACGTGTATGGAAAGGGAGAAATGGTACTTAAAGAGTAAACTGAAAATGGAAAACGGTGTAATAGCCGGTGGTTTATCCGCTAGATCTCTGCCACTGTCGCAACAGAACATTATGGAGCAACTTCAGAAAGAATGCCATGTTCTTCGCGATCGGATCAAGGAATTGACTGATAGATTAGAGAACGAGGATAACGAGAAGttgttattgaaaattgatgaACAAAAGAGACGTATCGCTGCTTTAGAAATTATCTCTCAG GGTAGTAATTGTGTCACGGCGCAATTAGAAAAACTAGAAATGACTAAGGAGATTCTTGAGAAAATGAACCTAGCTTTAGAGAGTGAGAATTTCGAGCTCCGACTTGAAATGGAAAAGATGAACGCTGATGCGCCAAAGTTGCGAGAAAAGATTGAACATTTAGAGAA ATATATAAAGCTTTTGAAAgtagaaaaatcgtcggatTCGTCGCCCAGATTATCAGATAAAGAGTTACAAGAGTACAGTACAAAGAAGTCGAACATAGAAATggagaaaacaatttttactttgaaaagAATTATCGAAAAGCTACAGATGGAGAATAAACGTCTCAGGATGGGTTCGAAAAAGAATCACGTGATATCTCAG GGGAAATTATTCGGTAGACAGAccgataatatattacaaaagcAATACGAGGAAGCGCAGAAGCGCGTGGTTGCGCTGGAAACGGATTTGCAGCTGGCCGAGCAAAGATTAGCCGCGCTGCAAACTGTGCAAAAGGAGGACGAGAACGGTGAACTGACGGCGTTGAAGGAGCAATTGAATCACAAGTCGGAGCTTTTAGACAAagtgaaacatttattatcgAGAGCAGCCATCAACGAAAAAACTCTTCGGCAACGT GTACAACAATTGGAATCGAGGCAGACATTATCGACAATACCGGAGTGCTACTTAACGCCTCCTTCTCCCGAATAA